From Cannabis sativa cultivar Pink pepper isolate KNU-18-1 chromosome 8, ASM2916894v1, whole genome shotgun sequence, a single genomic window includes:
- the LOC115700514 gene encoding DNA repair protein RAD5A isoform X5: MGNKVTDELVSTVRSIVGSDYSDMDVIRALHMANNDLTAAINIIFDTPNFKSKGILGVQRNPQIPNQNSRSETRPVSVSSVNSKENGGGGNKNFSLRGNLGIQRNPQVSIQYSRSVTRPVTASCVKSKENGGGGEKNFSLRTDGNGANFPTKFDGEEPEAQYECSPESSLEEKWWLVGCGEVAGLSTCKGSRIKPGDEVDFTFPLKGFATSPSPGKALGRGRNAAAACSEIVRFSTKNSGEIGRIPNEWARCLFPLVRDKKVRVLGFCKHTPEVLCIMDTIHLSISVYIDSSMFHKQHDTSLKAASSSADESVVHPLPTLFHLLGLAPFKKAEFTPDDLYSRKRPLDLKGCSGFQASTLLTRKLKNPSANENEGEDEEPISDADLENIVGVGNSSELEEMEPADTLQCELRPYQKQALYWMTQLERLEKGRCTDGEGTTLHPCWEAYHLADKRGQVVYLNAFSGDATTQFPSTLQMARGGILADAMGLGKTIMTISLLLAHSERSFVSQPSGEGSEVGNSSSSPNLPKRTAKLPGVDKLTTQKTTLMNGGSLIICPMTLLGQWKAEIETHVKPGSLSVYVHYGQSRPKDATFLTQSDVVITTYGVLASEFSAENTEESGGLYSVRWFRVVLDEAHTIKSSKSQISMATAALVADCRWCLTGTPIQNKLEDLYSLLRFLRVEPWGNWAWWNKLIQKPFEEGDERGLKLVQSILKRIMLRRTKFSTDRNGKLILVLPPADIQVIYCELTEAEKDFYEALFKRSKVKFDQFVEQGRVLHNYASILELLLRLRQCCDHPFLVMSRGDTQEFSDLRKLAKRFLKGSNKNSEEGEDKDLPSKAFVQEVLEELRKGEEGECPICLEAFEDAVLTPCAHRLCRECLLASWRNATSGLCPV, from the exons ATGGGCAATAAAGTTACAGATGAACTCGTATCCACCGTCCGATCAATCGTGGGCTCCGATTACTCCGACATGGACGTAATCAGAGCCCTCCACATGGCCAACAACGACCTCACCGCGGCCATCAACATAATCTTCGACACcccaaattttaaatccaaaggAATTTTAGGGGTTCAGAGGAATCCTCAAATTCCCAATCAAAATTCGAGATCAGAAACTCGACCCGTTAGTGTTAGCAGTGTGAATTCGAAGGAAAATGGTGGTGGCGGGAACAAGAATTTTTCTTTGAGAGGAAATTTGGGGATTCAGAGGAATCCTCAAGTTTCCATTCAATATTCGAGATCAGTAACTCGACCTGTTACTGCTAGTTGTGTGAAATCGAAGGAAAATGGTGGTGGCGGGGAAAAGAATTTTTCTTTGAGGACTGACGGCAATGGTGCCAACTTTCCCACTAAGTTCGACGGTGAGGAACCGGAAGCCCAATATGAATGCTCTCCTGAGAGTTCTCTTGAGGAAAAATGGTGGCTTGTGGGTTGTGGCGAAGTGGCAGGGTTGTCTACATGCAAAGGAAGTAGAATCAAGCCTGGTGATGAAGTGGATTTCACATTTCCATTGAAGGGTTTTGCTACTTCGCCTTCGCCGGGCAAGGCTTTAGGTAGGGGTCGGAATGCAGCAGCCGCTTGTTCAGAGATTGTGAGGTTTTCAACCAAAAATTCAGGAGAG ATTGGTAGAATACCTAATGAATGGGCTCGGTGTCTCTTTCCACTTGTGAGGGATAAGAAGGTTAGAGTTCTGGGTTTTTGTAAACACACACCTGAAGTGTTATGTATTATGGACACCATTCATTTGTCAATAAG TGTCTACATCGATAGTTCCATGTTCCATAAGCAACATGATACTTCACTTAAGGCAGCTAGCAGTTCTGCCGACGAATCAGTGGTTCATCCTCTCCCGACATTATTTCATTTGCTGGGTCTAGCTCCATTTAAGAAG GCAGAATTTACCCCTGATGACTTATACTCAAGGAAGCGACCATTAGACTTGAAG GGATGTTCTGGATTTCAGGCCTCAACTTTACTTACGCGGAAGCTTAAGAATCCTTCTGCAAATGAAAATGAAGGAGAAGATGAGGAACCTATTTCAGATGCTGATTTGGAGAATATTGTTGGTGTTGGAAACAGTTCGGAGTTAGAG GAAATGGAACCCGCTGATACACTTCAGTGTGAACTTCGGCCTTACCAAAAACAGGCTCTTTATTGGATGACCCAGTTAGAAAGGCTAGAAAAGGGACGATGTACGGATGGAGAAGGAACAACTCTTCATCCTTGTTGGGAAGCATATCATCTTGCAGACAA GAGAGGACAAGTTGTTTATTTGAATGCATTTTCGGGTGATGCTACTACACAATTTCCAAGCACTCTACAAATGGCTAGAGGAGGA ATTCTGGCAGATGCTATGGGATTGGGAAAGACCATTATGACCATAAGTCTCCTCCTTGCTCATTCAGAAAGATCATTTGTTAGCCAACCTTCTGGTGAAGGTAGTGAAGTTGGGAATAGTTCAAGCTCGCCAAACCTCCCAAAGAGAACAGCAAAACTTCCCGGGGTTGATAAGCTGACAACGCAAAAGACCACACTTATGAATGGTGGGAGTTTGATTATATGTCCTATGACTCTGTTAGGGCAGTGGAAG GCAGAGATAGAAACTCATGTAAAACCCGGATCTTTATCTGTTTATGTTCATTATGGACAAAGTAGACCAAAGGATGCGACATTCTTAACTCAAAGTGATGTAGTGATCACAACATATGGAGTATTAGCTTCAGAATTTTCCGCAGAG aatACTGAGGAAAGTGGGGGCCTTTACTCAGTTCGGTGGTTTAGAGTGGTTCTTGATGAGGCACATACAATAAAATCTTCCAAGAGCCAGATTTCTATGGCTACTGCTGCTTTAGTTGCAGATTGTCGGTGGTGTCTTACTGGCACCCCTATTCAG AACAAACTAGAGGATCTTTACAGTCTTCTTCGGTTTTTGAGGGTGGAACCATGGGGTAACTGGGCATG GTGGAATAAACTCATTCAGAAACCTTTCGAAGAGGGAGATGAAAGGGGGTTGAAATTGGTTCAATCTATCCTAAAGAGAATCATGCTACGGAGAACAAAGTTTAGCACAGATCGCAATGGCAA ACTGATTTTAGTCCTACCACCAGCTGATATTCAGGTGATTTACTGTGAACTCACAGAAGCTGAAAAAGATTTCTATGAGGCCCTTTTTAAAAGATCCAAG GTGAAGTTTGATCAGTTTGTTGAGCAAGGACGGGTACTTCATAATTACGCTTCCATATTGGAGTTACTTTTACGTCTTCGTCAATGTTGTGATCATCCCTTTCTTGTGATGAG TCGAGGTGATACACAAGAATTTTCTGATTTGCGTAAACTGGCTAAACGGTTTCTTAAAGGAAGTAATAAGAATTCTGAAGAAGGAGAAGACAAAGATCTGCCTTCCAAGGCTTTTGTACAAGAGGTTTTAGAAGAGTTGCGTAAGGGGGAAGAGGGAGAGTGCCCAATTTGTCTCGAAGCATTTGAAGATGCAGTTTTGACACCTTGTGCTCATCGCCTATGTCGTGAATGTTTGTTGGCAAGTTGGCGAAATGCTACTTCTGGGCTATGTCCTGTTT GA
- the LOC115700514 gene encoding DNA repair protein RAD5A isoform X2 has translation MGNKVTDELVSTVRSIVGSDYSDMDVIRALHMANNDLTAAINIIFDTPNFKSKGILGVQRNPQIPNQNSRSETRPVSVSSVNSKENGGGGNKNFSLRGNLGIQRNPQVSIQYSRSVTRPVTASCVKSKENGGGGEKNFSLRTDGNGANFPTKFDGEEPEAQYECSPESSLEEKWWLVGCGEVAGLSTCKGSRIKPGDEVDFTFPLKGFATSPSPGKALGRGRNAAAACSEIVRFSTKNSGEIGRIPNEWARCLFPLVRDKKVRVLGFCKHTPEVLCIMDTIHLSISVYIDSSMFHKQHDTSLKAASSSADESVVHPLPTLFHLLGLAPFKKAEFTPDDLYSRKRPLDLKASTLLTRKLKNPSANENEGEDEEPISDADLENIVGVGNSSELEEMEPADTLQCELRPYQKQALYWMTQLERLEKGRCTDGEGTTLHPCWEAYHLADKRGQVVYLNAFSGDATTQFPSTLQMARGGILADAMGLGKTIMTISLLLAHSERSFVSQPSGEGSEVGNSSSSPNLPKRTAKLPGVDKLTTQKTTLMNGGSLIICPMTLLGQWKAEIETHVKPGSLSVYVHYGQSRPKDATFLTQSDVVITTYGVLASEFSAENTEESGGLYSVRWFRVVLDEAHTIKSSKSQISMATAALVADCRWCLTGTPIQNKLEDLYSLLRFLRVEPWGNWAWWNKLIQKPFEEGDERGLKLVQSILKRIMLRRTKFSTDRNGKLILVLPPADIQVIYCELTEAEKDFYEALFKRSKVKFDQFVEQGRVLHNYASILELLLRLRQCCDHPFLVMSRGDTQEFSDLRKLAKRFLKGSNKNSEEGEDKDLPSKAFVQEVLEELRKGEEGECPICLEAFEDAVLTPCAHRLCRECLLASWRNATSGLCPVCRKIVSKQDLITAPTENRFKVDIDKNWVESTKVAVLLRELEALRLSGSKSIVFSQWTAFLDLLQIPLSRSNIPFLRLDGTLNQQQREKVLKQFSEDSSILVLLMSLKAGGVGINLTAASSAFVLDPWWNPAVEEQAVMRIHRIGQTKKVTIKRFIVKGTVEERMEAVQARKQRMISGALTDQEVRSARLEELKMLFS, from the exons ATGGGCAATAAAGTTACAGATGAACTCGTATCCACCGTCCGATCAATCGTGGGCTCCGATTACTCCGACATGGACGTAATCAGAGCCCTCCACATGGCCAACAACGACCTCACCGCGGCCATCAACATAATCTTCGACACcccaaattttaaatccaaaggAATTTTAGGGGTTCAGAGGAATCCTCAAATTCCCAATCAAAATTCGAGATCAGAAACTCGACCCGTTAGTGTTAGCAGTGTGAATTCGAAGGAAAATGGTGGTGGCGGGAACAAGAATTTTTCTTTGAGAGGAAATTTGGGGATTCAGAGGAATCCTCAAGTTTCCATTCAATATTCGAGATCAGTAACTCGACCTGTTACTGCTAGTTGTGTGAAATCGAAGGAAAATGGTGGTGGCGGGGAAAAGAATTTTTCTTTGAGGACTGACGGCAATGGTGCCAACTTTCCCACTAAGTTCGACGGTGAGGAACCGGAAGCCCAATATGAATGCTCTCCTGAGAGTTCTCTTGAGGAAAAATGGTGGCTTGTGGGTTGTGGCGAAGTGGCAGGGTTGTCTACATGCAAAGGAAGTAGAATCAAGCCTGGTGATGAAGTGGATTTCACATTTCCATTGAAGGGTTTTGCTACTTCGCCTTCGCCGGGCAAGGCTTTAGGTAGGGGTCGGAATGCAGCAGCCGCTTGTTCAGAGATTGTGAGGTTTTCAACCAAAAATTCAGGAGAG ATTGGTAGAATACCTAATGAATGGGCTCGGTGTCTCTTTCCACTTGTGAGGGATAAGAAGGTTAGAGTTCTGGGTTTTTGTAAACACACACCTGAAGTGTTATGTATTATGGACACCATTCATTTGTCAATAAG TGTCTACATCGATAGTTCCATGTTCCATAAGCAACATGATACTTCACTTAAGGCAGCTAGCAGTTCTGCCGACGAATCAGTGGTTCATCCTCTCCCGACATTATTTCATTTGCTGGGTCTAGCTCCATTTAAGAAG GCAGAATTTACCCCTGATGACTTATACTCAAGGAAGCGACCATTAGACTTGAAG GCCTCAACTTTACTTACGCGGAAGCTTAAGAATCCTTCTGCAAATGAAAATGAAGGAGAAGATGAGGAACCTATTTCAGATGCTGATTTGGAGAATATTGTTGGTGTTGGAAACAGTTCGGAGTTAGAG GAAATGGAACCCGCTGATACACTTCAGTGTGAACTTCGGCCTTACCAAAAACAGGCTCTTTATTGGATGACCCAGTTAGAAAGGCTAGAAAAGGGACGATGTACGGATGGAGAAGGAACAACTCTTCATCCTTGTTGGGAAGCATATCATCTTGCAGACAA GAGAGGACAAGTTGTTTATTTGAATGCATTTTCGGGTGATGCTACTACACAATTTCCAAGCACTCTACAAATGGCTAGAGGAGGA ATTCTGGCAGATGCTATGGGATTGGGAAAGACCATTATGACCATAAGTCTCCTCCTTGCTCATTCAGAAAGATCATTTGTTAGCCAACCTTCTGGTGAAGGTAGTGAAGTTGGGAATAGTTCAAGCTCGCCAAACCTCCCAAAGAGAACAGCAAAACTTCCCGGGGTTGATAAGCTGACAACGCAAAAGACCACACTTATGAATGGTGGGAGTTTGATTATATGTCCTATGACTCTGTTAGGGCAGTGGAAG GCAGAGATAGAAACTCATGTAAAACCCGGATCTTTATCTGTTTATGTTCATTATGGACAAAGTAGACCAAAGGATGCGACATTCTTAACTCAAAGTGATGTAGTGATCACAACATATGGAGTATTAGCTTCAGAATTTTCCGCAGAG aatACTGAGGAAAGTGGGGGCCTTTACTCAGTTCGGTGGTTTAGAGTGGTTCTTGATGAGGCACATACAATAAAATCTTCCAAGAGCCAGATTTCTATGGCTACTGCTGCTTTAGTTGCAGATTGTCGGTGGTGTCTTACTGGCACCCCTATTCAG AACAAACTAGAGGATCTTTACAGTCTTCTTCGGTTTTTGAGGGTGGAACCATGGGGTAACTGGGCATG GTGGAATAAACTCATTCAGAAACCTTTCGAAGAGGGAGATGAAAGGGGGTTGAAATTGGTTCAATCTATCCTAAAGAGAATCATGCTACGGAGAACAAAGTTTAGCACAGATCGCAATGGCAA ACTGATTTTAGTCCTACCACCAGCTGATATTCAGGTGATTTACTGTGAACTCACAGAAGCTGAAAAAGATTTCTATGAGGCCCTTTTTAAAAGATCCAAG GTGAAGTTTGATCAGTTTGTTGAGCAAGGACGGGTACTTCATAATTACGCTTCCATATTGGAGTTACTTTTACGTCTTCGTCAATGTTGTGATCATCCCTTTCTTGTGATGAG TCGAGGTGATACACAAGAATTTTCTGATTTGCGTAAACTGGCTAAACGGTTTCTTAAAGGAAGTAATAAGAATTCTGAAGAAGGAGAAGACAAAGATCTGCCTTCCAAGGCTTTTGTACAAGAGGTTTTAGAAGAGTTGCGTAAGGGGGAAGAGGGAGAGTGCCCAATTTGTCTCGAAGCATTTGAAGATGCAGTTTTGACACCTTGTGCTCATCGCCTATGTCGTGAATGTTTGTTGGCAAGTTGGCGAAATGCTACTTCTGGGCTATGTCCTGTTTGTAG GAAGATTGTTAGCAAACAAGATCTTATAACCGCCCCAACTGAAAATCGATTCAAGGTTGATATTGATAAAAACTGGGTGGAATCAACAAAAGTTGCTGTTCTGTTACGTGAGCTTGAGGCTCTTCGCTTGTCAGGCTCTAAGAGCATTGTGTTTAGCCAATGGACTGCTTTCCTGGATTTGTTACAGATTCCTTTATCTCG GAGTAACATTCCATTTCTTCGACTAGATGGGACTCTGAATCAACAGCAACGTGAAAAAGTTCTAAAGCAGTTCTCGGAAGATAGCAGCATCCTG
- the LOC115700514 gene encoding DNA repair protein RAD5A isoform X1 has product MGNKVTDELVSTVRSIVGSDYSDMDVIRALHMANNDLTAAINIIFDTPNFKSKGILGVQRNPQIPNQNSRSETRPVSVSSVNSKENGGGGNKNFSLRGNLGIQRNPQVSIQYSRSVTRPVTASCVKSKENGGGGEKNFSLRTDGNGANFPTKFDGEEPEAQYECSPESSLEEKWWLVGCGEVAGLSTCKGSRIKPGDEVDFTFPLKGFATSPSPGKALGRGRNAAAACSEIVRFSTKNSGEIGRIPNEWARCLFPLVRDKKVRVLGFCKHTPEVLCIMDTIHLSISVYIDSSMFHKQHDTSLKAASSSADESVVHPLPTLFHLLGLAPFKKAEFTPDDLYSRKRPLDLKGCSGFQASTLLTRKLKNPSANENEGEDEEPISDADLENIVGVGNSSELEEMEPADTLQCELRPYQKQALYWMTQLERLEKGRCTDGEGTTLHPCWEAYHLADKRGQVVYLNAFSGDATTQFPSTLQMARGGILADAMGLGKTIMTISLLLAHSERSFVSQPSGEGSEVGNSSSSPNLPKRTAKLPGVDKLTTQKTTLMNGGSLIICPMTLLGQWKAEIETHVKPGSLSVYVHYGQSRPKDATFLTQSDVVITTYGVLASEFSAENTEESGGLYSVRWFRVVLDEAHTIKSSKSQISMATAALVADCRWCLTGTPIQNKLEDLYSLLRFLRVEPWGNWAWWNKLIQKPFEEGDERGLKLVQSILKRIMLRRTKFSTDRNGKLILVLPPADIQVIYCELTEAEKDFYEALFKRSKVKFDQFVEQGRVLHNYASILELLLRLRQCCDHPFLVMSRGDTQEFSDLRKLAKRFLKGSNKNSEEGEDKDLPSKAFVQEVLEELRKGEEGECPICLEAFEDAVLTPCAHRLCRECLLASWRNATSGLCPVCRKIVSKQDLITAPTENRFKVDIDKNWVESTKVAVLLRELEALRLSGSKSIVFSQWTAFLDLLQIPLSRSNIPFLRLDGTLNQQQREKVLKQFSEDSSILVLLMSLKAGGVGINLTAASSAFVLDPWWNPAVEEQAVMRIHRIGQTKKVTIKRFIVKGTVEERMEAVQARKQRMISGALTDQEVRSARLEELKMLFS; this is encoded by the exons ATGGGCAATAAAGTTACAGATGAACTCGTATCCACCGTCCGATCAATCGTGGGCTCCGATTACTCCGACATGGACGTAATCAGAGCCCTCCACATGGCCAACAACGACCTCACCGCGGCCATCAACATAATCTTCGACACcccaaattttaaatccaaaggAATTTTAGGGGTTCAGAGGAATCCTCAAATTCCCAATCAAAATTCGAGATCAGAAACTCGACCCGTTAGTGTTAGCAGTGTGAATTCGAAGGAAAATGGTGGTGGCGGGAACAAGAATTTTTCTTTGAGAGGAAATTTGGGGATTCAGAGGAATCCTCAAGTTTCCATTCAATATTCGAGATCAGTAACTCGACCTGTTACTGCTAGTTGTGTGAAATCGAAGGAAAATGGTGGTGGCGGGGAAAAGAATTTTTCTTTGAGGACTGACGGCAATGGTGCCAACTTTCCCACTAAGTTCGACGGTGAGGAACCGGAAGCCCAATATGAATGCTCTCCTGAGAGTTCTCTTGAGGAAAAATGGTGGCTTGTGGGTTGTGGCGAAGTGGCAGGGTTGTCTACATGCAAAGGAAGTAGAATCAAGCCTGGTGATGAAGTGGATTTCACATTTCCATTGAAGGGTTTTGCTACTTCGCCTTCGCCGGGCAAGGCTTTAGGTAGGGGTCGGAATGCAGCAGCCGCTTGTTCAGAGATTGTGAGGTTTTCAACCAAAAATTCAGGAGAG ATTGGTAGAATACCTAATGAATGGGCTCGGTGTCTCTTTCCACTTGTGAGGGATAAGAAGGTTAGAGTTCTGGGTTTTTGTAAACACACACCTGAAGTGTTATGTATTATGGACACCATTCATTTGTCAATAAG TGTCTACATCGATAGTTCCATGTTCCATAAGCAACATGATACTTCACTTAAGGCAGCTAGCAGTTCTGCCGACGAATCAGTGGTTCATCCTCTCCCGACATTATTTCATTTGCTGGGTCTAGCTCCATTTAAGAAG GCAGAATTTACCCCTGATGACTTATACTCAAGGAAGCGACCATTAGACTTGAAG GGATGTTCTGGATTTCAGGCCTCAACTTTACTTACGCGGAAGCTTAAGAATCCTTCTGCAAATGAAAATGAAGGAGAAGATGAGGAACCTATTTCAGATGCTGATTTGGAGAATATTGTTGGTGTTGGAAACAGTTCGGAGTTAGAG GAAATGGAACCCGCTGATACACTTCAGTGTGAACTTCGGCCTTACCAAAAACAGGCTCTTTATTGGATGACCCAGTTAGAAAGGCTAGAAAAGGGACGATGTACGGATGGAGAAGGAACAACTCTTCATCCTTGTTGGGAAGCATATCATCTTGCAGACAA GAGAGGACAAGTTGTTTATTTGAATGCATTTTCGGGTGATGCTACTACACAATTTCCAAGCACTCTACAAATGGCTAGAGGAGGA ATTCTGGCAGATGCTATGGGATTGGGAAAGACCATTATGACCATAAGTCTCCTCCTTGCTCATTCAGAAAGATCATTTGTTAGCCAACCTTCTGGTGAAGGTAGTGAAGTTGGGAATAGTTCAAGCTCGCCAAACCTCCCAAAGAGAACAGCAAAACTTCCCGGGGTTGATAAGCTGACAACGCAAAAGACCACACTTATGAATGGTGGGAGTTTGATTATATGTCCTATGACTCTGTTAGGGCAGTGGAAG GCAGAGATAGAAACTCATGTAAAACCCGGATCTTTATCTGTTTATGTTCATTATGGACAAAGTAGACCAAAGGATGCGACATTCTTAACTCAAAGTGATGTAGTGATCACAACATATGGAGTATTAGCTTCAGAATTTTCCGCAGAG aatACTGAGGAAAGTGGGGGCCTTTACTCAGTTCGGTGGTTTAGAGTGGTTCTTGATGAGGCACATACAATAAAATCTTCCAAGAGCCAGATTTCTATGGCTACTGCTGCTTTAGTTGCAGATTGTCGGTGGTGTCTTACTGGCACCCCTATTCAG AACAAACTAGAGGATCTTTACAGTCTTCTTCGGTTTTTGAGGGTGGAACCATGGGGTAACTGGGCATG GTGGAATAAACTCATTCAGAAACCTTTCGAAGAGGGAGATGAAAGGGGGTTGAAATTGGTTCAATCTATCCTAAAGAGAATCATGCTACGGAGAACAAAGTTTAGCACAGATCGCAATGGCAA ACTGATTTTAGTCCTACCACCAGCTGATATTCAGGTGATTTACTGTGAACTCACAGAAGCTGAAAAAGATTTCTATGAGGCCCTTTTTAAAAGATCCAAG GTGAAGTTTGATCAGTTTGTTGAGCAAGGACGGGTACTTCATAATTACGCTTCCATATTGGAGTTACTTTTACGTCTTCGTCAATGTTGTGATCATCCCTTTCTTGTGATGAG TCGAGGTGATACACAAGAATTTTCTGATTTGCGTAAACTGGCTAAACGGTTTCTTAAAGGAAGTAATAAGAATTCTGAAGAAGGAGAAGACAAAGATCTGCCTTCCAAGGCTTTTGTACAAGAGGTTTTAGAAGAGTTGCGTAAGGGGGAAGAGGGAGAGTGCCCAATTTGTCTCGAAGCATTTGAAGATGCAGTTTTGACACCTTGTGCTCATCGCCTATGTCGTGAATGTTTGTTGGCAAGTTGGCGAAATGCTACTTCTGGGCTATGTCCTGTTTGTAG GAAGATTGTTAGCAAACAAGATCTTATAACCGCCCCAACTGAAAATCGATTCAAGGTTGATATTGATAAAAACTGGGTGGAATCAACAAAAGTTGCTGTTCTGTTACGTGAGCTTGAGGCTCTTCGCTTGTCAGGCTCTAAGAGCATTGTGTTTAGCCAATGGACTGCTTTCCTGGATTTGTTACAGATTCCTTTATCTCG GAGTAACATTCCATTTCTTCGACTAGATGGGACTCTGAATCAACAGCAACGTGAAAAAGTTCTAAAGCAGTTCTCGGAAGATAGCAGCATCCTG